The Lytechinus pictus isolate F3 Inbred chromosome 5, Lp3.0, whole genome shotgun sequence DNA segment ACATTAGCAGTCATATTGCCACAGTCACACTAGCGAAACCGGCTCCAGATCGTTCAAAGCTATTACCTCACATTCGGACGACCGATCatcagtcggtttggagtcgaATGCGTTGGTGTAACTGTGTAACATCCATGATCATCCAGGGGCCAGGTTCCCGTTTCATAACGACTTGTTACAATGCATAATTTATATAAGTTCactattagccaatcaaatcgaattatttcagtagcttaaaactGTTGTTGCACATTCGTTATTGCAACAAGTCTTACGCAACGGAtcccagggccccgtcttacaaagagttacgattgatccgatcaatcgtaactctatggaaatccatcagtttcatatttttttctacaggaaatttgcaaaatgtcctttgtaaacaaaaaggaaCACACTGAATTACCAAGAAAACAATGGATTTATGAATATACAACAAATctggaaaacattttgaacaaacgtgcattttagatgttgacggtgctggctttccatagttgcaattgattggatcgatcgcaactctttgtaagacgggccccagatctcACTTGCAGGCAACTTTACCACCATTAATCAAGACAAATTGAAAACTGTATGCATTTCTTGATCATTTTAATAATTGTCATATCTTAGAGCATGTAAAGCAAAATAGTAAAACCATAGAACACCATTTTGTGTCTGCTACACATACAAGTTATAGGAAAATCATCATCgcaatataaatattatattgatTGACATTAGAGCTGACATTTCATTCGAAATAATTACACGTATAGGCATTTGTATTTGACAAATTTGACAAAGTAAAGCAATCttagaattatttttaaaaaaagttcttcactttattttttatttatttttttactgataGTTGTTTCACGAGGATTTTTCATGAGTATGACAACGCTACAGTTACACCaacgaaactgactccaaaTCCGACAAATGTTgtgcattggaaataacgtaactGCATTCGTCTGTCTGGGGTCGGTTTCGCCGCTGTAACTGTGCCTGTGGCATAAGATTAGGCAATGAAATATACGATTAAGCAAAATTATCTCTTCTGTGCTTCCTTATTGCAAAGACAGCCCCAGCAATGACGACAGCGACTACTCCAACCGCGGCAAGAGCGATTGCAACGGTCTGTCCTGAAGCCGCTGACTCCCTGCCGAATACGCCATTGTGCCCTCGAGCTCTGGTGTTGGGGAGCATATTCCCGGCTACTTGGTTTCCACTACCGACCGAGACCGGTGCACCAGCAGGAGCAGCCGCGGCGTTATTACCGGTAGCCGCAGCGTTGTTACCGGTAGCTGCGGCGTTGTTACCGGTAGCCGCGGCGGCAATGTCCTCGTCCGCATCGTTGTCCATGTCGTCCTCGGATGATTCGGTAGATTCGGAACTCACACTGTCGTCGTC contains these protein-coding regions:
- the LOC129260525 gene encoding autotransporter adhesin BpaC-like, translating into MASTGKMFGLFCLLFVFCIMAEARQGLNVPQKQTMGDTTPTTQMNTTTTDDDDSVSSESTESSEDDMDNDADEDIAAAATGNNAAATGNNAAATGNNAAAAPAGAPVSVGSGNQVAGNMLPNTRARGHNGVFGRESAASGQTVAIALAAVGVVAVVIAGAVFAIRKHRRDNFA